Proteins encoded within one genomic window of Rhinolophus sinicus isolate RSC01 linkage group LG05, ASM3656204v1, whole genome shotgun sequence:
- the BAG2 gene encoding BAG family molecular chaperone regulator 2 isoform X2 yields MRAGRFVILRIGFGSRVRREGPARITVGPPPGASVLPGVSEAARFCSSGPLTLRARPRAPVTASALPQPRQLPLAGSAAPEPRGRAARLSLFGHAAAAVLASGRAAPRGRQREAGAPRGDGDACGRGSSPVPATGEPGDLSAAPPQRLRWLKRRSTRKPTRGASAAPPPWPTAQAACWRAWTSWSSGEREELNLTANRLMGRTLTVEVSVETIRNPQQQESLKHATRIIDEVVSKFLDDLANAKSHLMSLYGACLSEVPPGPVDQKFQSIVIGCALEDQKKIKRRLETLLRNIENSDKAIKLLEHSKGAGSKTLQQNAESRFN; encoded by the exons ATGAGGGCGGGGCGTTTTGTGATCCTCCGCATCGGTTTCGGTTCCAGGGTCCGCAGAGAAGGACCCGCGCGGATCACGGTAGGGCCTCCTCCTGGTGCGTCCGTCCTTCCAGGTGTCTCAGAGGCCGCCCGGTTTTGCTCCTCAGGCCCCCTGACCCTACGGGCCCGTCCTCGAGCCCCGGTGACAGCTAGTGCCCTCCCGCAGCCGCGGCAGCTGCCCCTAGCGGGCTCTGCAGCCCCCGAGCCCCGCGGGCGCGCGGCGCGCCTGTCCTTGTTTGGCCACGCGGCAGCGGCGGTGTTGGCGTCCGGTCGGGCCGCCCCCCGCGGGCGTCAGAGGGAGGCGGGCGCCCCGCGCGGTGACGGCGACGCCTGCGGCCGCGGGAGCTCTCCAGTCCCAGCCACCGGAGAGCCCGGTGACCTCTCGGCCGCCCCGCCTCAGAGGCTCAGATGGCTCAAGCGAAGATCAACGCGAAAGCCAACGAGGGGCGCTTCTGCCGCTCCTCCTCCATGGCCGACCGCTCAAGCCGCCTGCTGGAGAGCCTGGACCAGCTGGAGCTCAG gagaaagagaagaattaaaTTTGACTGCAAACCGTTTGATGGGACGAACCCTCACTGTTGAAGTTTCAGTAGAAACAATCAGAAACCCTCAGCAGCAAGAATCCCTAAAGCATGCTACCAGGATTATCGATGAGGTGGTCAGTAAGTTTCTGGATGACTTGGCAAATGCCAAGAGTCATTTAATGTCACTGTATGGTGCGTGTTTGTCTGAGGTGCCACCTGGGCCAGTTGACCAGAAGTTTCAATCCATAGTAATTGGCTGTGCACTTGAAGATcagaagaaaattaagagaagATTAGAGACTCTGCTTAGAAATATTGAAAACTCTGACAAGGCCATCAAGCTGTTAGAGCATTCTAAAGGAGCTGGTTCCAAAACTCTGCAACAAAATGCTGAAAGCAGATTTAATTAG
- the BAG2 gene encoding BAG family molecular chaperone regulator 2 isoform X1 codes for MRAGRFVILRIGFGSRVRREGPARITVGPPPGASVLPGVSEAARFCSSGPLTLRARPRAPVTASALPQPRQLPLAGSAAPEPRGRAARLSLFGHAAAAVLASGRAAPRGRQREAGAPRGDGDACGRGSSPVPATGEPGDLSAAPPQRLRWLKRRSTRKPTRGASAAPPPWPTAQAACWRAWTSWSSDEEDEGEESLSNYSRSHSKVEALREAASAVEQEKEILLEMIHSIQNSQDMRQISDGEREELNLTANRLMGRTLTVEVSVETIRNPQQQESLKHATRIIDEVVSKFLDDLANAKSHLMSLYGACLSEVPPGPVDQKFQSIVIGCALEDQKKIKRRLETLLRNIENSDKAIKLLEHSKGAGSKTLQQNAESRFN; via the exons ATGAGGGCGGGGCGTTTTGTGATCCTCCGCATCGGTTTCGGTTCCAGGGTCCGCAGAGAAGGACCCGCGCGGATCACGGTAGGGCCTCCTCCTGGTGCGTCCGTCCTTCCAGGTGTCTCAGAGGCCGCCCGGTTTTGCTCCTCAGGCCCCCTGACCCTACGGGCCCGTCCTCGAGCCCCGGTGACAGCTAGTGCCCTCCCGCAGCCGCGGCAGCTGCCCCTAGCGGGCTCTGCAGCCCCCGAGCCCCGCGGGCGCGCGGCGCGCCTGTCCTTGTTTGGCCACGCGGCAGCGGCGGTGTTGGCGTCCGGTCGGGCCGCCCCCCGCGGGCGTCAGAGGGAGGCGGGCGCCCCGCGCGGTGACGGCGACGCCTGCGGCCGCGGGAGCTCTCCAGTCCCAGCCACCGGAGAGCCCGGTGACCTCTCGGCCGCCCCGCCTCAGAGGCTCAGATGGCTCAAGCGAAGATCAACGCGAAAGCCAACGAGGGGCGCTTCTGCCGCTCCTCCTCCATGGCCGACCGCTCAAGCCGCCTGCTGGAGAGCCTGGACCAGCTGGAGCTCAG atgaggaagatgaaggcgaggagagtttaagtaactactcgaggtcacacagcaa GGTGGAAGCTTTGAGAGAAGCAGCAAGTGCTGttgagcaagagaaagaaatcctcCTAGAAATGATCCACAGTATCCAAAATAGCCAGGACATGAGGCAGATCAGCGACG gagaaagagaagaattaaaTTTGACTGCAAACCGTTTGATGGGACGAACCCTCACTGTTGAAGTTTCAGTAGAAACAATCAGAAACCCTCAGCAGCAAGAATCCCTAAAGCATGCTACCAGGATTATCGATGAGGTGGTCAGTAAGTTTCTGGATGACTTGGCAAATGCCAAGAGTCATTTAATGTCACTGTATGGTGCGTGTTTGTCTGAGGTGCCACCTGGGCCAGTTGACCAGAAGTTTCAATCCATAGTAATTGGCTGTGCACTTGAAGATcagaagaaaattaagagaagATTAGAGACTCTGCTTAGAAATATTGAAAACTCTGACAAGGCCATCAAGCTGTTAGAGCATTCTAAAGGAGCTGGTTCCAAAACTCTGCAACAAAATGCTGAAAGCAGATTTAATTAG
- the BAG2 gene encoding BAG family molecular chaperone regulator 2 isoform X3 produces the protein MAQAKINAKANEGRFCRSSSMADRSSRLLESLDQLELRVEALREAASAVEQEKEILLEMIHSIQNSQDMRQISDGEREELNLTANRLMGRTLTVEVSVETIRNPQQQESLKHATRIIDEVVSKFLDDLANAKSHLMSLYGACLSEVPPGPVDQKFQSIVIGCALEDQKKIKRRLETLLRNIENSDKAIKLLEHSKGAGSKTLQQNAESRFN, from the exons ATGGCTCAAGCGAAGATCAACGCGAAAGCCAACGAGGGGCGCTTCTGCCGCTCCTCCTCCATGGCCGACCGCTCAAGCCGCCTGCTGGAGAGCCTGGACCAGCTGGAGCTCAG GGTGGAAGCTTTGAGAGAAGCAGCAAGTGCTGttgagcaagagaaagaaatcctcCTAGAAATGATCCACAGTATCCAAAATAGCCAGGACATGAGGCAGATCAGCGACG gagaaagagaagaattaaaTTTGACTGCAAACCGTTTGATGGGACGAACCCTCACTGTTGAAGTTTCAGTAGAAACAATCAGAAACCCTCAGCAGCAAGAATCCCTAAAGCATGCTACCAGGATTATCGATGAGGTGGTCAGTAAGTTTCTGGATGACTTGGCAAATGCCAAGAGTCATTTAATGTCACTGTATGGTGCGTGTTTGTCTGAGGTGCCACCTGGGCCAGTTGACCAGAAGTTTCAATCCATAGTAATTGGCTGTGCACTTGAAGATcagaagaaaattaagagaagATTAGAGACTCTGCTTAGAAATATTGAAAACTCTGACAAGGCCATCAAGCTGTTAGAGCATTCTAAAGGAGCTGGTTCCAAAACTCTGCAACAAAATGCTGAAAGCAGATTTAATTAG